In Amaranthus tricolor cultivar Red isolate AtriRed21 chromosome 5, ASM2621246v1, whole genome shotgun sequence, a genomic segment contains:
- the LOC130813044 gene encoding cyclin-C1-1-like isoform X1 — protein MAANFWTSSHYKQLLDPEEVDTVQQLDRDRGITLEDFKLIKMQMSNYITKLAQNVKVRQRVVATAITYMRRVYISKSLTEYDPRLVAPTCLYLAAKAEESTVQARLLVFYIKKLYPDDMRYRFEIKDILEMEMKVLEALNYYLVVFHPYRSLTQFLQDGGIMDLMQFTWGIVNDTYKMDLILIHPPHLIALACIYIASVTKDKDSVTWFEELRVDMNVVKNISMEILDFYDSMKNNIDERVSVAFSKLPIRG, from the exons ATGGCTGCCAATTTCTGGACTTCATCTCATTA CAAACAACTATTAGATCCAGAAGAGGTAGATACTGTTCAACAACTTGATAGAGATCGAGGGATTACTCTTGAGGATTTCAAGCTTATCAAGATGCAAATGTCCAATT ATATTACAAAATTGGCCCAGAATGTGAAAGTAAGACAAAG GGTTGTTGCTACTGCTATAACATATATGAGACGTGTTTATATCAG cAAGAGTTTGACTGAATATGATCCACGTCTCGTTGCACCAACTTGCTTGTACTTAGCAGCAAAAGCAGAGGAAAGCACTGTACAGGCTAGACTTCTGGTATTTTACATCAAAAAATTGT ATCCTGATGATATGAGATACCGGTTTGAGATTAAAGATATTCTCGAAATGGAAATGAAGGTCTTGGAAGCTCTCAACTACTATTTAGTCGTATTTCATCCTTACCGTTCACTAACTCA ATTCCTTCAAGATGGTGGTATAATGGACCTGATGCAGTTCACTTG GGGTATTGTCAACGACACATATAAGATGGATCTTATTCTTATTCACCCTCCGCATTTGATTGCGCTGGCTTGCATATACATAGCTAGTGTTACAAAAGATAAGGACAGTGTCACATGGTTTGAAGAGCTTCGAGTCGACATGAATGTG GTGAAAAACATATCAATGGAGATACTAGATTTTTACGACAGTATGAAGAATAACATCGACGAAAGAGTGAGTGTTGCTTTCAGCAAGCTGCCTATAAGAGGATGA
- the LOC130813043 gene encoding GTP cyclohydrolase 1-like translates to MGALNDGHYDVELENTLKLGVEEEEEAEIQGAIRILLQGLGEDINREGIIKTPLRVAKAFRHATKGYRQNVTGIIEGAIFPEAGLDNNKIGHAGGAGGLVIVRDLDLFSYCESCLLPFQVKCHVGYVPSGQQVVGLSKLSRVADVFSKRLQDPQRLANEVCSALQQSINSAGTAVILHCHHIHFPALESMFLDSSSDGWIEALVASGTGIFDDQEADIWGEFFSLLRLNRFEKRNSDKRWCPSQSKTVNNIPLSMINAVTSILKSLGEDPLRKELIDTPARFLNWMINFRNCKVEMNLNICNKTVPRKPYEEVKYDMPMHSALSLPFWSQCEHHLLPFHGVVHIGYFSVEGGDPIRKSLLQSIVHFYGFKLQVQERLTRQIAETVTPLLGGDVIVVAEASHMCMIARGVEKFGSSTATVAVLGRFSVDAKARALFLGSLPNTKHC, encoded by the exons ATGGGTGCTTTGAATGATGGTCATTATGATGTGGAACTTGAAAATACTTTGAAATTGggtgttgaagaagaagaagaagcagaAATTCAGGGTGCTATAAGAATTTTGTTGCAGGGTTTAGGTGAAGATATCAACAGGGAAGGCATCATTAAGACTCCACTTCGTGTAGCTAAAGCTTTTAGGCATGCAACTAAAG GATACAGACAAAATGTAACAGGCATTATAGAAGGTGCTATATTTCCAGAAGCAGGTCTAGACAATAACAAAATTGGCCATGCTGGGGGAGCAGGAGGTCTGGTCATTGTTCGCGATCTTGACCTTTTTTCGTATTGTGAATCTTGCTTGCTACCGTTCCAGGTCAAATGTCATGTTGGTTATGTTCCATCGGGGCAGCAAGTCGTTGGCCTTAGCAAGCTTTCCCGGGTTGCTGATGTCTTTTCCAAGCGCCTTCAGGATCCACAACGGTTGGCTAATGAAGTGTGCTCAGCTTTGCAGCAATCAATCAACTCAGCTGGTACTGCTGTTATTCTTCATTGCCATCACATACATTTTCCTGCATTAGAATCTATGTTCCTCGACTCGTCCTCTGATGGGTGGATAGAAGCTTTGGTTGCATCTGGAACTGGAATTTTCGATGATCAAGAAGCTGATATCTGGGGCGAGTTCTTTAGTCTTTTGAGATTAAATCGCTTCGAAAAGAGAAACTCGGACAAGCGTTGGTGCCCATCTCAATCTAAGACGGTCAATAACATTCCATTAAGTATGATTAATGCAGTCACTTCGATTCTTAAATCTTTGGGTGAAGATCCGCTAAGGAAAGAGCTTATTGATACTCCAGCTCGCTTCTTGAACTGGATGATCAATTTTCGGAACTGTAAAGTGGAGATGAACCTGAACATTTGCAACAAAACGGTACCTCGAAAACCATACGAGGAAGTCAAGTATGACATGCCGATGCATTCTGCGCTAAGTTTACCATTTTGGTCGCAGTGTGAACATCACTTGCTACCGTTTCATGGTGTAGTGCATATAGGTTACTTTTCTGTTGAAGGAGGAGATCCCATTAGGAAGTCCCTTCTGCAATCAATAGTGCACTTTTATGGATTCAAGCTGCAGGTTCAGGAGCGACTAACCCGACAGATTGCTGAAACGGTTACGCCTCTTCTTGGTGGGGACGTAATAGTCGTAGCCGAGGCAAGCCATATGTGTATGATCGCTCGTGGTGTCGAGAAGTTTGGAAGCAGCACAGCTACAGTTGCAGTTCTTGGTCGATTTTCGGTTGATGCTAAGGCTAGGGCATTGTTTTTAGGAAGCCTTCCCAACACTAAACATTGTTAA
- the LOC130813042 gene encoding uncharacterized protein LOC130813042 codes for MGGDHLPCSTSEDELSSLDSEYRDYPSHPSSFYRNCSRTMNEDELISESYELVDEVIHGISSNSIEMEGNLRRRKIAYDEIMRNYDELWARKHGLYQAKFKISSYTPGSWISNAGEKKFSNYVIPKTTVLLLIGPKGSGKSSLINRISRVFEDDKFASERAQVAYNPSIGEGTFFLQEYMIPRGATSFCLFDTRSLSENFADNDEMLQRWMIKGVRHGELVIRDSDSPGLKTSLECKAHQSGIPSSAIRKVNFVIFVVNGYQVLRSMNCDKKEDKRYMEIVSETFSCPYLSFKDDKPVIVVTHGDLLSLGDRIRVRIYLGEKLGVPPAKQIFDIPDNSDLTSELMIVDMIRYSLEHADKNIPCKESGDWVDRSTFFVKGFKDKVSGTSLLTLIITAILLGIACIAMPTNQVHRNDHPPVASTIKWPSTESQNPFKLQDPLITYSSNSDSISTVNHSHKSQAYENVDSQTTSIPSIPSESVVVSSEPSTTLAAKSESALPLKSSAVTSQPSLPSKSAVITSEPTLPSKSSADYLHKRRDSRSPSPKKRHPESAVKWHKIRHLWLDSD; via the exons ATGGGTGGTGATCATCTTCCTTGTTCTACATCTG AGGATGAGTTATCTTCTTTGGATAGTGAATACCGGGATTACCCATCTCATCCTTCCTCATTTTACAG GAATTGTTCAAGGACAATGAATGAAGATGAATTGATAAGTGAATCATATGAGTTGGTTGATGAAGTAATTCATGGAATTTCTTCTAATTCAATTGAAATGGAAGGAAATCTAAGGAGAAGGAAGATTGCATATGATGAGATTATGAGGAACTATGATGAATTATGGGCTCGAAAACATGGCCTTTATCAAGCAAAGTTTAAAATCTCGAG CTATACTCCTGGTTCATGGATCAGTAATGCTGGTGAGAAGAAGTTCAGCAATTATGTCATACCAAAAACGACCGTGCTCTTACTAATTGGTCCTAAAGGATCTGGGAAAAGCAGTTTGATTAACAGAATATCTAGAGTATTTGAAGATGACAAGTTTGCATCCGAGAGAGCACAAGTAGCAT ATAACCCATCTATTGGGGAAGGGACCTTCTTCCTTCAAGAATATATGATTCCCCGAGGTGCAACTTCGTTTTGCTTGTTTGATACGCGTAGTTTGTCTGAGAACTTTGCTGATAACGATGAAATGCTTCAGCGTTGGATGATCAAAGGGGTTCGACACGGTGAGCTAGTTATTAG GGATTCAGATTCTCCTGGTTTGAAAACGTCACTAGAATGCAAAGCTCATCAGAGTGGTATTCCTTCGAGTGCGATCAGAAAGGTTAACTTCGTTATATTTGTTGTTAATGGCTATCAAGTACTTCGATCTATGAATTGTGACAAGAAAGAGGACAAAAGGTATATGGAAATAGTGTCCGAAACTTTCAGCTGCCCGTATTTGTCATTTAAAG ATGATAAACCGGTTATTGTAGTCACACATGGTGATTTACTTTCTCTAGGAGATCGAATTCGTGTCCGCATTTACCTAGGTGAGAAGCTGGGTGTGCCACCTGCAAAACAGATATTTGACATACCAG ATAACTCTGATTTGACAAGTGAACTGATGATCGTGGACATGATAAGATACTCTCTGGAACACGCCGACAAGAATATCCCATGCAAGGAGTCTGGAGATTGGGTTGATAGGAGTACTTTCTTTGTTAAGGGTTTCAAAGATAAG GTTTCTGGAACATCCTTGTTGACATTGATAATTACGGCAATACTCCTGGGAATAGCATGCATCGCTATGCCAACGAATCAAGTTCATAGAAATGATCATCCACCGGTGGCATCTACGATAAAATGGCCTTCAACTGAATCACAAAATCCTTTCAAGCTTCAGGACCCTCTAATCACATATTCATCAAATTCCGACTCAATTTCTACTGTAAACCATTCTCATAAAAGTCAAGCATATGAGAATGTCGACTCTCAAACTACATCTATACCGTCTATCCCTTCAGAATCCGTTGTGGTGTCATCCGAGCCATCAACGACTCTAGCAGCTAAATCTGAATCAGCTTTACCCTTGAAATCTTCAGCTGTTACATCCCAGCCAAGTCTGCCCTCGAAATCTGCTGTTATTACATCTGAGCCAACTTTGCCTTCAAAATCTAGTGCAGATTATTTACATAAACGGCGAGATTCTCGATCACCATCTCCTAAGAAACGGCATCCTGAATCTGCTGTTAAATGGCACAAGATTCGTCACCTGTGGTTAGACTCGGATTAA
- the LOC130813044 gene encoding cyclin-C1-1-like isoform X2: MRRVYISKSLTEYDPRLVAPTCLYLAAKAEESTVQARLLVFYIKKLYPDDMRYRFEIKDILEMEMKVLEALNYYLVVFHPYRSLTQFLQDGGIMDLMQFTWGIVNDTYKMDLILIHPPHLIALACIYIASVTKDKDSVTWFEELRVDMNVVKNISMEILDFYDSMKNNIDERVSVAFSKLPIRG, translated from the exons ATGAGACGTGTTTATATCAG cAAGAGTTTGACTGAATATGATCCACGTCTCGTTGCACCAACTTGCTTGTACTTAGCAGCAAAAGCAGAGGAAAGCACTGTACAGGCTAGACTTCTGGTATTTTACATCAAAAAATTGT ATCCTGATGATATGAGATACCGGTTTGAGATTAAAGATATTCTCGAAATGGAAATGAAGGTCTTGGAAGCTCTCAACTACTATTTAGTCGTATTTCATCCTTACCGTTCACTAACTCA ATTCCTTCAAGATGGTGGTATAATGGACCTGATGCAGTTCACTTG GGGTATTGTCAACGACACATATAAGATGGATCTTATTCTTATTCACCCTCCGCATTTGATTGCGCTGGCTTGCATATACATAGCTAGTGTTACAAAAGATAAGGACAGTGTCACATGGTTTGAAGAGCTTCGAGTCGACATGAATGTG GTGAAAAACATATCAATGGAGATACTAGATTTTTACGACAGTATGAAGAATAACATCGACGAAAGAGTGAGTGTTGCTTTCAGCAAGCTGCCTATAAGAGGATGA